One stretch of Streptomyces peucetius DNA includes these proteins:
- a CDS encoding ATP-binding protein: MPPATGPAASRFTLPHSTAAVPMARALVRAALEDGDRPWPADRDTAELLTAELVANAVEHTAEGCPIELVVELLPSGCQVEVHDGDPAPPAGLTEGAPMPQPDPWQEGGRGLLLIRSLSETCGHRPTERGKAVWFTLPAAEARP; this comes from the coding sequence TTGCCCCCAGCCACCGGTCCCGCCGCCTCGCGCTTCACGCTGCCGCACAGCACGGCGGCCGTGCCCATGGCCCGCGCCCTGGTCCGCGCGGCGCTGGAGGACGGCGACCGCCCGTGGCCGGCGGACCGCGACACCGCGGAGCTGCTCACCGCCGAGCTGGTGGCCAACGCGGTGGAGCACACCGCGGAGGGCTGCCCCATAGAGCTCGTGGTGGAGCTGCTGCCGTCGGGCTGCCAGGTCGAGGTCCATGACGGGGACCCGGCCCCGCCCGCCGGACTCACGGAAGGCGCGCCGATGCCGCAGCCGGACCCGTGGCAGGAAGGCGGCCGCGGGCTGCTGCTGATCCGGTCATTGAGCGAGACCTGCGGCCATCGGCCCACGGAACGCGGCAAGGCGGTCTGGTTCACCCTCCCGGCCGCAGAGGCCCGCCCCTGA
- a CDS encoding enoyl-CoA hydratase family protein — protein MSPFTGSAPRTEDWRHLRLTRDDGVATVTLARPDKLNALTFGAYADLRDLLAELTRERSVRALVLAGEGRGFCSGGDVDEIIGATLSMDTAQLLDFNRMTGQVVRAIRECPFPVIAAVHGVAAGAGAVLALAADFRIADPSARFAFLFTKVGLSGGDMGAAYLLPRVVGLGHATRLLMLGDAVRAPEAERIGLISELTDEGRADARAAELARRLADGPALAHAQTKALLTAELDMPLAASVELDAATQALLMNGEDYAEFHAAFTEKRTPKWQGR, from the coding sequence ATGAGCCCCTTTACCGGTTCCGCCCCACGCACCGAGGACTGGCGCCATCTGCGGCTGACGAGGGACGACGGCGTCGCGACCGTCACCCTCGCCCGCCCGGACAAGCTCAACGCCCTCACCTTCGGCGCCTACGCCGACCTGCGCGACCTGCTCGCCGAGCTGACCAGGGAACGCTCGGTTCGGGCTCTGGTGCTCGCCGGTGAAGGCCGCGGATTCTGCTCCGGGGGAGACGTCGACGAGATCATCGGCGCGACCCTGTCCATGGACACCGCCCAGCTCCTCGACTTCAACCGGATGACCGGCCAGGTCGTGCGCGCGATCCGGGAGTGTCCCTTCCCGGTCATCGCGGCGGTGCACGGCGTCGCAGCGGGTGCCGGAGCGGTGCTGGCGCTGGCGGCGGACTTCCGGATCGCGGACCCGTCCGCCCGCTTCGCCTTCCTCTTCACCAAGGTTGGGCTCTCCGGCGGCGACATGGGCGCGGCCTATCTGCTGCCCCGCGTCGTCGGTCTCGGCCACGCGACACGCCTGCTCATGCTGGGCGACGCCGTCCGCGCGCCGGAGGCGGAGCGGATCGGCCTGATCAGCGAGCTGACCGACGAGGGCCGGGCGGACGCCCGGGCCGCCGAGCTGGCCCGCCGCCTCGCGGACGGCCCGGCGCTGGCCCACGCCCAGACCAAGGCGCTGCTGACGGCCGAGCTCGACATGCCGCTCGCCGCGTCGGTCGAGCTGGACGCGGCGACGCAGGCGCTGCTGATGAACGGTGAGGACTACGCGGAGTTCCACGCGGCCTTCACCGAGAAGCGCACCCCGAAGTGGCAGGGCCGCTGA
- a CDS encoding bifunctional salicylyl-CoA 5-hydroxylase/oxidoreductase: MPPAATPSGTVAPARPLRVAVIGGGPGGLYAAALLKRLDPEREITVWERNAPDDTFGFGVVLSDETLGGIEHADPVVYRALQDEFVRWDDIDITHRGRTLTSGGHGFAALGRRRLLEILHERCRSLGVRLRFRTPAPPAAELAAAHDLVIAADGVHSATRQAHADVFGPHATTHRCRYIWLAADFAFESFRFEIAETEHGVMQLHGYPFSRPSPDHHLSTGPFGPQNPSGASTVIVEMREEVWRAAGLDACDEQQSTERCAKVFAEALGGRPLRGNSSAWTAFRTVVNDRWSHGNIVLLGDAAHTAHFSIGSGTKLAVEDALALAACVEEQPDLPSALAAYESERRPVVESTQRAAAASLRWFEELAVHTDQPPHRFAFNLLTRSRRVTHDNLRLRDPAFTEAVEREFGCPPGTPPMFTPFRLRGLTLRNRVVVSPMDMYVAHDGMPGDFHLVHLGARALGGAGLVMTEMVCVSPEGRITPGCTGLYRAEQAAAWRRVTDFVHRSSPGTAIGVQLGHSGRKGSTRLMWEGIDQPLEGGNWPVSAASPLPYRPGVNQVPQALDRTGLTEIRQQFASAARRAADSGFDLLELHCAHGYLLSGFLSPLTNLRTDAYGGSLERRLRFPLEVFDAVRDVWPDDKPMTVRISATDWADGGTTVEDAVAVARAFAAHGADAIDVSTGQVVADERPEYGRSYQTPYADRIRNEAHVPVIAVGAISSWDDVNSILLAGRADLCALARPHLYDPHWTLHAAAEQNYTGDAAPWPLPYRAGSRRPPTGRTDAPKPRLTLD; this comes from the coding sequence ATGCCCCCGGCAGCGACCCCGTCCGGCACCGTCGCTCCCGCCCGCCCCCTGCGCGTCGCCGTCATCGGCGGCGGTCCCGGTGGGCTGTACGCGGCCGCGCTGCTCAAGCGGCTCGACCCGGAACGCGAGATCACCGTCTGGGAGAGAAACGCACCCGACGACACATTCGGCTTCGGCGTCGTCCTGTCCGACGAGACCCTCGGCGGCATCGAACACGCCGACCCGGTCGTGTACCGGGCGCTCCAGGACGAATTCGTACGGTGGGACGACATCGACATCACCCACCGAGGACGGACCCTCACCTCCGGCGGACACGGCTTCGCCGCCCTCGGCCGGCGCCGGCTCCTGGAGATCCTGCACGAACGCTGCCGGTCCCTCGGCGTACGTCTCCGCTTCCGCACACCGGCGCCGCCCGCCGCCGAACTCGCAGCCGCCCACGACCTCGTCATCGCCGCCGACGGTGTCCACAGCGCCACCCGCCAGGCGCACGCCGACGTCTTCGGACCGCACGCCACCACGCACCGCTGCCGCTACATCTGGCTCGCCGCCGACTTCGCCTTCGAGTCCTTCCGCTTCGAGATCGCCGAGACCGAGCACGGCGTGATGCAGCTCCACGGCTACCCGTTCTCCCGCCCGTCACCCGACCACCACCTCTCAACGGGGCCCTTCGGGCCGCAGAACCCGTCCGGTGCCTCCACCGTCATCGTCGAGATGCGCGAGGAGGTCTGGCGTGCCGCCGGGCTCGACGCCTGTGACGAGCAGCAGTCGACCGAGCGCTGCGCCAAGGTCTTCGCCGAGGCCCTCGGCGGCCGTCCACTGCGGGGCAACTCCTCCGCCTGGACCGCCTTCCGCACCGTCGTCAACGACCGCTGGTCGCACGGCAACATCGTGCTCCTCGGCGACGCGGCGCACACCGCGCACTTTTCCATCGGCTCCGGCACCAAACTCGCCGTGGAGGACGCCCTCGCACTCGCGGCCTGCGTCGAGGAGCAGCCCGATCTGCCCAGCGCCCTCGCCGCCTACGAGAGCGAGCGCCGCCCGGTCGTCGAGTCGACCCAGCGCGCCGCCGCCGCCAGCCTGCGCTGGTTCGAGGAGCTGGCCGTCCACACGGACCAGCCGCCCCACCGGTTCGCCTTCAACCTCCTCACCCGCAGCCGCCGTGTCACCCACGACAACCTGCGGCTGCGCGACCCCGCCTTCACCGAGGCCGTGGAGCGGGAGTTCGGCTGCCCGCCGGGCACCCCGCCGATGTTCACCCCCTTCCGGCTGCGCGGGCTGACCCTGCGCAACCGGGTCGTCGTCTCACCCATGGACATGTACGTGGCCCACGACGGCATGCCCGGCGACTTCCACCTCGTCCACCTCGGCGCCCGCGCCCTCGGCGGGGCGGGGCTCGTCATGACCGAGATGGTGTGCGTCAGCCCGGAGGGCCGCATCACCCCCGGCTGCACCGGCCTCTACCGTGCCGAGCAGGCGGCCGCCTGGCGGCGCGTCACCGACTTCGTCCACCGGAGTTCGCCCGGCACCGCGATCGGCGTCCAGCTCGGCCACTCCGGCCGCAAAGGCTCCACCCGGCTCATGTGGGAAGGCATCGACCAGCCGCTCGAGGGCGGCAACTGGCCCGTGTCCGCCGCCTCCCCGCTGCCCTACCGCCCCGGCGTCAACCAGGTCCCGCAGGCGCTCGACCGCACCGGACTCACCGAGATCCGGCAGCAGTTCGCCTCCGCCGCCCGGCGTGCCGCCGACAGCGGCTTCGACCTCCTCGAACTGCACTGCGCCCACGGCTACCTCCTGTCGGGCTTCCTCTCACCGCTGACCAACCTGCGCACCGACGCCTACGGAGGCTCTCTCGAGCGGCGGCTCCGCTTCCCCCTCGAGGTCTTCGACGCGGTGCGCGACGTCTGGCCGGACGACAAGCCGATGACGGTCCGCATCTCGGCCACCGACTGGGCCGACGGCGGCACCACGGTGGAGGACGCCGTGGCCGTCGCCCGCGCCTTCGCCGCGCACGGCGCCGACGCCATCGACGTCTCCACCGGCCAGGTCGTCGCCGACGAGCGCCCCGAGTACGGCCGCTCGTACCAGACCCCGTACGCCGACCGGATCCGCAACGAGGCCCATGTGCCGGTCATCGCGGTCGGCGCCATCTCCTCCTGGGACGACGTCAACTCGATCCTGCTGGCCGGCCGCGCCGACCTCTGCGCCCTGGCCCGGCCCCACCTCTACGACCCGCACTGGACGCTCCATGCGGCGGCCGAACAGAACTACACCGGCGACGCCGCGCCCTGGCCCCTCCCGTACCGGGCCGGCAGCCGCAGACCCCCCACCGGCCGCACCGACGCCCCGAAGCCGAGGCTCACCCTCGACTGA